DNA sequence from the Shewanella piezotolerans WP3 genome:
TCTGGCACTTCACTTGCAAATGTAACGATTAAACTGAAGCACAATGCTAAAGGGATCACTCGAACCGTTACATCTGATGAAAACGGCCGCTTTAACCTAAAGGGATTACCGCGAGGAAAATATACCGCTACCTTTTCTAAGGCGGGTTATGATTCTGTAACCGATACCGCTGTGACAGTCACTGCAGGGAGTAGTCTCACTTTCAATGTTGAATTATTGCCTGAGAGTGATGTGGAACGTATTCAAATTGTCGGTGCATCAATCCAAAGAATTGACATGGCGAACAGTCAAGATGCGATCCACCTCTCAGCTGAAGAGTTAGATTCTTTACCTGTTGCGCAAGACTTAACATCAGTTGCGCTATTATCGCCGACAAGTTCTGTTGCGGCTGGAGCTGGTACTTATGGCCGCTTGGCCTCCTTCAATGGCTCGTCCGTTGCTGAGAATGGCTATTTTATGAATGGCATGAATATCACCGATATTCGCAAAGGCCTTGGTAATGTCGCCTTTCCATGGGAAGCTATCGCGCAAACCAGTGTGATTACTGGCGGTGTTCCTGCTCAATATGGGCAATTTATCGGTGGAGTGACTAACGTCACCTCAAAAACCGGCACCAATGAGTTTGAGTTTGGCGCATCGGCCATCTACACCCCTGGCGACCTTGCTAGTCAAGCCCCTGATATTTGGCGCTATGACAATGATTTAAACGCCCAAAGTGAGCATGATCTTTACCTCAGTACATTTAATGGGGAAGACTCAATCACCACCCAAAACTATAATGTCTGGGCCAGTGGGCCTATCATCGAAGATAAATTATTCTTCTACGCACTACTTAACCCGAAGCGTAAAGAAACTCGCTACGCCAATACCTCAACCATCACCAAAAAAGAAAAGGACTACAATTATTGGTTTGCCAGTGTCGATTGGTACTTAACTGAAAACCACAGTTTTCTTGTAACCGCTTTTAGTAATGAAACAGAGCAGGAAAAACGCAATGCAGATTATAACTATAATCCTGCAGGTGGCGATCAGTCATACCGAGATGGCGATTGGAGCGATGCTTCGGTGTACAAATCAGGTGGTTCTATGTGGTCAGCGAGTTATACAGGGCTTATCACTGACGATCTCACTATTACCGCTCAGTACGGTGTTACAGAGCAAGATGAATCGAATGTCAATCCACGAAACGATTTAAGCGCAGTTTATGACCGCCGCTACAACAGACGAGAAAATTTGGGTGACTGGGTCACACGCACAGGTACAACAAACACGCAAGACGAACGCACTCAGTATCGAATCGACGCCGAATGGATTGTAGGCGATCATGCCATTAGTTTTGGCTATAGCGATGAAAATATCACTACCGATGATGTTTACAATTATTCAGGCCCGAATGGGATGTATTATTACCTTTACGATGCAGACCAAAGTGATGTTAATCGTTACCCTGAACTACAACTTGGTGTTGAGTGGGCTTGGTCTAAAGAGTTTAGAAAATCAGGCAGTACAGAACAAAATTACCGCGCAGTTTATATCGAAGATATATGGTCAGTTACTGACGAAGTCACTGTTAGCCTAGGGGTGAGAAACAGTAATTTTGACGCCTATACGGGTGAAGGTGAAAAATATGTCGATATGACAGATCAATGGGCACCACGCATCAGTATTAATTACGATCTGTTTGGTGAAGGGCACACTAAGCTATTTGCCAACTATGGCCGTTACTTTATGCCTATCTCACCAAATACTAGCGTGCGTATGACGGTACCTGAAGTAAACCAGCGCCATTATGCAAAACTCATTGGATTTGATGAAACCACCAATACTCCTATCACTGGCGAAGATTTCAGGTTTAGTGACTATGGCGACGGAACCATAGCCCAACCCGCATCGACTTTTGTTAGTGCTGGTGTTGATCCAATGTACAGTGATGAATACTCGATCGGTGCTCAGCACACAATAAACGAAGACTGGATGGTTGGTATTCAATTTAAGTACAACAAGTTACTCTCTAGCCTTGAAGACACTAATATGTCTTACGCTATTAAGCAGTGGGCAGCGGCTAACCCCGTAGAAGCTGATAAGCTTAGAGAGCAAGGACTAGATGTTGATTCAAATAACTTAGCACTAGTGCTCAATCCAGGCCAAGACGCCAAACTTGCCTACGATATGGACGGCGACGGTTCTGTTGGTAGCAGTGAGTATGTTAATTTAGGTGATCTAGGTTTACCGAAAGCTGAGCGCACATATAAAGCTATTGAGTTAACTCTTGAGGGCAATCCTAATGAAGATTCTAGAATCAATTTCTCTTATGTTTATTCTGAATCTAAGGGCTCGACAGAAGGTTTAGTCAGTGGCACGGATGTGCAGGCCGATCCTGGTTGGGCTTCAGCCTTTGATTACCCGGAACTTGAAGATAATGCCTATGGTTATACCTCTAATGATATGCCGCATAAATTCAAGCTTTACGGCAGCTATGACGTCACTGATTCACTGAGCTTAGGTTTTAATGCTTATGCGCAAGCAGGCCGTCCAATCAACAAGCTTGGATACCACCCTATTGATGCCGGTTCTTGTGCACCAGAGCTTGATGTAACTGACTGCGACGAACGTAATGGTGAAGAGTTTTACTTCCAAGGCGAGGACTCTCCTCGTGGTAGCCATGGTCATTCAGACTGGGTGTATAACCTAGATTTAAGTGCGGCTTATTATGTTGATATGGATGATTACGGCCAACTGAAATTTAAAGCATCTGTCTACAACGTATTTGATTTCGATACCCCTACATCTTATAACGATGTTGCTGAACTGGCACCCGATGATGAAGGTGTTAGTGAACTGAACCTTAATTACCGTTCACCAACAGCATTTCAAACTCCACGTTATGTTCAGCTGAGCGTACGTTACGATTTCTAATGGGTTAATACATTTTCTTCCCTTAATGTAGAAGTCTAGATTAAAAAGGCAAAGCCCAATACAGACCTATAGCTGTATTGGGCTTTTTTGTAGTGATTGCAGACATACTGCTTCATTCAGTTATGGAACACCTCTTCGCTTAATCAACCAACACAAAAAAGCCGCGACCCAATCGGGTAGCGACTTTTTCAGCTAAACCTTATACCAATCAGTATAACAAGTTGATCTACTCAGAGCGTTTTTGGCACGCTAATTCAAGGCGAATAAATGACATAATGGTTATTCCCTTATGAGTTTGTTCAACGCAGAAGTAGCAAGCCAAAAACACTCCTAAAGGCGAGTTTTAGCGGCTTTGATGCTGCGTTAATGAATTTGAACGTAGAATAACTATGATCTTCATTCATTGCCTTACCTCAAAGTCGCTAAACTCTCGCTGAGCGATCAAATCTTTATACTGATTGGTATTAGCGCTTACAGCACAGCAGACTCCCAAGGTGTGCGGCCACTCATATCATCAAGGTTATATGGCGTTAATTGGTAAACATAATAATTAAGCCAGTTGCTAACAAGCAAACTGCCATGGCTGTGCCAGCGGGCAATGGGCTGTTGAGTTGGGTCATCATTGCCAAAATAGTTTTGTGGTATTTCAGGTGATAAGCCTTGCGACAAGTCTCTTTCATACTCATCTTTTAAAGTCGACTTTTGATACTCTGGATGCCCCATCACGAACAAGTTGCGGTTGCTTCGGCTAAGTACCATATAGGCACCCGCTTCATCTGATTCAGTCAATACTTGTAGCTCAGGGTGCGATCTAAGTTGTTCAATATCCATCTCGGCAAAGCGAGAATGAGGCGCATAAAACTCATCATCGAAGCCGCGCAATAAAGGAAAATGTTCACGGGTTCTTTGGTGAGCAAAGACGCCAGAGCGTTTGCTGGTTAGCAAGCTGCGATTTAAACCATATAAATGATAAAGCGCCGCATGAGCAGCCCAGCATAGAAATAGTACTGAGGTGACATGTTGCTGCGACCAATCTATGATCTCTCGAATATGATCCCAGTAGGAAACATCTTCAAACTCAATCTGTCCTAACGGTGCACCGGTGATAATAAGGCCGTCATAGTTTTTATTTCTCACTTGTTCAAAATCACGGTAAAAATTATTCATGTGATCAATCGAAGTGTGCTTGGACTCTTTATCGTGAATTCGCAGCAGATCAACATCGACCTGCAGCGGCGTATTGCCTAATAAACGTAATAGCTGCGTTTCAGTTTCAATCTTGTTAGGCATCAGATTGAGGATCAACACCCTCATCGGACGTATATCCTGATTCGCAGCGCGCGTTTCAGACATTACAAAGATGTTTTCCGACTCTAAGATCTCAGCAGCTGGCAAATTATCAGGGATTTTAACGGGCATACAGCGCCTCTTATTCAATTAGAAAAATCAAACAGAAAAGGCGCCGATAAAAAGTAGTAATCGAGTCGATTATTACCGTGCCACTTTCTGCAATAAAACTGATATTGGCTCTGAAGAGTCTAAATCAATTCTGTAAGCTTGTTCGTTGATAAACATGAGTTTGTCATTAAGGGTAATACGAGCCCCGACGGTATAAGTATGCCCAGCTTCAAATTGATCTCTGTTGATCAAAAACTGAAACGGTGTTGGCGTACTGACATCACTGCGTTCGAATTCTGCTATTACAACCGCTGGCGCATCCATCAAAGATACGTCCTGTACTTTAATTGATATAACCGCTTCTGGAGGCAAGGCGATACGCGCTTTGTACCAAACCTCTCCTTGGATTTCGACCATGGCATTAGAGGTCGCACAACCAGACAGAAAACTCGCCGCTACAATAAAAGATAATAAAAATTTAAAGCAGTTTTTCATGTTAACGCTCCTAATAATACATCAAGACTTCTAGAAGTCTATATGTCCACACTTGAAATTTGTATGACTTCACGCTGTATATCACTGCCACAGGCTGCCATTGCACCATTTCACTGAAGAGAACTCGGCACCCTTGTCACAGCAACAAACAATTAATCTTGTTCTAATACACTTAACTTCCTATGATAAGTTACCGATTCGAAGTCGAATACCTTTATGACACAAGCAACTGCAATAATTGTCGGCGCTAGCTCATTACTTAGCCGTGAAATAGCAAAACAGCTTGCTGATGACGGCGTAGAGCTCGCCTTATTAGCCCAAGATCCACAATCTCTTATTGAGTTTAGCCAATCTCTGCCAACAAAGGCTGAGGTTTTTCCATTGCAAATCGATGACCCACAAGCGGTGATTTCGACACTCAATGCAGTGTGGCACTCTCTTGGAGGTGCTCATCTGGTATTGGTTAATACAGGTTTAAACAGTTATGACCCTGAGCTGCCTTGGCAGCCAGAGCAAGATATAATCACGGTTAATGTGCAAGGCTTTTCAGCGATATGCAATACCGCCTTCAGACTATTTCGCGATCAAGGTTATGGTCAATTAGCCGCGATTAATTCAATTGCTGGTTTAAGGGGTGGGCCTAACGTTGCTTACCATGCGTCAAAAGCCTTTGCAGAAAACTATTTCGAAGGTTTAAGTATGCATGCCCAGAGATTGAAACTGCCCATCACCATAACTGATATCCAACTGGGACTGCTTGATAAAGCTGCCCTGCAACAAAGTCGTATTTGGTTATCTCCACCAGCTGAAGTCGCTAGGCAAGTCATCAAAGCAATGCAAGCTGGCAAGCGCAAAGTGTATGTCACTAAACGCTGGCGCCTTGTCGCCTGGCTGACCAAGCTACTGCCTGAGTTTGTTTACAATACTCGCCACTGGAAAACCAAAGCGCAGAAGCGAGCTGAGAAGGCGGCGAAAAAGGATTGACCAATCTTTGGCCCTGTCAGAGATAAACTAAAAAAGGAGCCGTTAGGCTCCTTTTTTATGGGTAGGGATTTCCAAGTTAATCAATACGATTAAAAAGTGTAACCCACACTCACCATATAAACCCATGGGTCGATATCAGTTTCCACGTTCTGTGGAGCATCACCTAAGTTAAAGGTAACGTCAGTACTAATCTGTGCATACCAGACTGAGGCGTTGATCAACCAGTTGTCATTCATTTGGTAGTCTATGCCAACTTGTGCCGCAACGCCCCAAGAGTTTGACAAGCTCAATTCTGAAAGCCCTAAATCCTTAGCATCTTGAGTAAATTCATTATCAAAAAAGTTGGTAAAGTTAACACCAATACCTGCATATGGACGCAACTTAGAGTTGGCATTACCAAAGTAGTACTGCGCCACTAAGGTTGGTGGTAGGTGCTTAGTTTCAGCAATCTTTCCCAGCGATCCTAATGAAATATCGTGAGAAAATGGCGTCGCAGCAAGTAGCTCAATACCAATATTATCAGTAAGCATGTAACCAAAATTAAGGCCAAGCTGAGTGTTATTGCTGACGCTGAATTCGGCAATGTCAGCAACAACAGGACTAGATTCATTCGGTGTCACAGCTGCAACACCTGCACGAACTATAATATCACCAGCTTGGTGAGCTAGCGCAGAAGAGGTAAAACCGGTAGTGAGTAGGGCGGTGGCGATCAAACCAGAAACGATATTTTTGTTCATCATATTACTCCATCAATACAACATGAGCTGCTGTTTTTGTTATCAATATCCTTACATTTGCGCGTAGCCTGCCAGAATACCAGTCGCATTCATTTGATCTAGATCAACGATAAAACCAAATACCCATTTAGAGATACCAAGCAGTGATCGCGATCACATTTCCATAAGGTACATTGAAGTTACAGCTTTAATTTTGGTGACATACAACACGCAAGATCAAAAACTAAGCAGTCAACCCACATCGGCTGAATCACATTTAATCAACATGTATTTGGAAGGTATTTACGGTTTATATCACAATCAATTGGGGGTAATGAGTTAGCCACTGCTTACTCATCATTCTTTGCTCAAAAAGTTGCTTTGATTTGATAGGGTTATGGGAAACTGTAAGTTCGAATAACCTGTCGCAACCAAAAGGGGCATATAACTCTATCTGTGGTTGAGTTGCACTATTAAGCGTAGCTGCTACGGCTGTTTCTTTTTCAGGCCAATAACTCATAGCATCAAGACAAGAATGGTAAGCCCTATCTCGATTTTTCAGATGCATTCTCGCTTGGTTCTTTACCGACCATGGGTAGTGCGGGGCTATCGTGTTGAGTTGATCTTGATAGAGCTTATCTTGGTCAGGATTTAGGTTATCTGCATCAAAGTAGATAAGGTCAATATCGTTTAAGGGGCGAGAGTTAAATGCGTGTAGTTTATCCCATAACCAAATTACGCACAAAGCCTGCTGCCAGCATCCATTGAGGAAGGTTGAGACTTTCTGCTATCAATAATGCTTGATAACGATACTTATCTTCCTCTAACCATTTAATAATCTGTTTACGGGGCTCAAACATAACGACTAAAAACTCTGTTGATGGCTAACAGTTTAGGGCTGTTGATCTTTCACGGTTGTTTTTGCTGCAGTTTATTGGCTATTTTGACAAGGCGGAGGTTATGAAGTTTGGTTACTCTCCACAAATAACCTACAACACAAACAAAATAGCCAAGAATCACAGCCCTTCGGCTTCGTTTCAATGCTTTTATTCCTTTATGACTAGAATGCGTTACCAGCTTTTCGCTTAGCCAGCTAAGCCTTGTACTAAAATCATTATTCCTTACGGTAAATAATCGAACAAAAACTAAGCTCAAAAGATCTACAGCCGCTAACTATTAAAAGAAAGGCAATAAAAAAGGAGCCGCAGCTCCTCGATTAAATTATCGATTTACCTCGGTGCAGGCACTGCCTTCATTAGCACTTCGGTCGTGAACTTGTCATTGTTGATGACAGGGAAGCGATCATAGGTTTGGAAAATAACCTGCCCTTTATAATTGATCATCGCGACTACACCGTAGTTAATAGAACTATCAATGGTTTCTGCTGGTAGCAGAAACTTAAAAGGCACGGGTGCTCTGACAATATCAAAACTTTTTTGCGCAATTATGGAGCCAGGTGTATCAAAATCTATAATTGCTATTGTAATAGAGCTCCCCTGCGGTAGCGCTATTTTCTCCAGGTAACCCGCTGCGCCATTGACCATGACTGGTGGCACATCTTTAACCGTTACACAGCCTGTCAATGCAATTAAACACAATAAAACAGCCCACTTCTTTAATGCAGTAATCATTATCTCTTCCTGAATATCAAATTCAACACTTCTGTAATTATCTATTTTTATCGGTCATACGAATAAGGCCTTCTTGGGTTGCTGATGCAACTAACTGCCCCTGCTGATTGAAAAACTTTCCAGTAACAAAGCCACGTCCACCACTCGCGTTTGGGCTTTCAATACTATAAAGCAGCCATTGACTTAAATCGAATGGTCGGTGAAACCACATCGCATGATCGATTGTTGCCATCCGCATACCTGGCGTTAAAAAGGACACACCATGAGGCTGAGCAGCAGTCACCAAAAAGTTAAAGTCTGATGCATAAGCAAGCAGATAGTCATGCACACAGAAGTTCTCAGGTACTTTACCGTTTGCTCTTATCCAAACATGGCGTACAGGCTCTGTAGCTTTAGGTGCCATTGGATTACATGGGTCAACCAAACGCATCTCAATTGGGGTATCTGCCATGAATTTTTCTAGCATTTTGGCAGGCACTTTATCTTGTAATGTCATCGCCAACTCTTGCTGATTAAGCAACCCCTCAGGACCTTCAACCTCAGGCATTTTAGCTTGATGATCATAACCTTCTTCAAATACTTGAAAAGAACAGGTCATATAAAATATAGGTCGACCTTTCTGGATAGCTTTGACTCGGCGAGCGCTAAAACTGCCGCCATCACGCATTATTTCAACGTCATAGACAATCGGTAACTTTTCGTCACCGGCACGTAAGAAGTAAGAGTGTAAAGAGTGCACCTTGCGATCAGGAGAAACGGTCTGCTTGGCGGCGCTTAATGCTTGCCCCATAACCTGACCGCCAAACACATGACCAAAACCTAGATCTTGGCTTTGGCCTCTAAATAACCCTTCCTCTATTTGCTCTAAGGAAAGTAGCGCGAGAAGATCGTCTAATACCTGACTCATCGGAACCTAAAAGTTGTGACTATTCGTGCTAGCTTAACTCAAGTTCCCCTCGCCTCGCTAGTGTTACTCTAACTCAATATCTCGTTGTTCAGCAGAAGCTTTAGCCCAAGCAAGCACCTGCGCTTCGCCCGATGACCGACTGCGATAAGGCTTCGCTCGATGGATATCTCCCCAACGGCTATGAATAATCTCAGGAGTGCACTCTTCAGCGGTAAAGCGGCTGGCTGAAAATTCAATGATGCCTGCCTCACTGATGCTACCGGCAGCTGCGAATAGGTGTTTACCTGATGGGCATTTTGCACTGCATAAATAAAGCACTGCCGATAGCGCGGTTGTCTTTGAAAATAGAGGTCTAACGGTCGGTGCTAAGTGTTCGGCCGTCATTTGAGTGACAGCGTGAGGTGTAATAGTATTAACCGCGATATCGAACTCTTGCCCCTCTAGATGAAGACTATTCACTAGCCCTATCAAGGCCATCTTACTGGCACTAAAACTCGTTTCATAGACATCACCAAAAATTGAACTGGCACAGGTCATAATGATACGGCCGTAACCACCGCGCTTCATAGATGGCCAAACTGCTTTGGTCATGTTAAAGCTACCGTTTACATCTACATCAAATTGACGCTTCCAAGCCGACTCACTTAACTGTTCAAATGGACATGAACGGTGAATTCCAGCATTGTTGATGAGTATGTCTACTTTTCCCCAGGTTGATATCACGTCATCAACCATAGCGTTAACAGCGGCGGAATCACTGATATCGAGGCAAAAAACTTGTACATCTCCACCTAGGGTAGTGATAGCTTTGGCACAACTTCGTAGTCCCGAGTCTTTGCTTGAGAGTGGCTCACTATCTATAATGACCACCTTCGCACCGCGCTCTGCTAAAGCGATCGCATAAGCTCGTCCTAAACCCGCTGCGGCGCCAGTAACAATGGCAACTTGCTCTTCAAAACGCATGTCCTTAGCCCTCAAACATCTAAAATTTTGGTTACACACTCAAGCGGCTTCAATACACTAGGTTTGCAGTGCTGCGAAGATACGAGCTCTCTATGAGGCTCGTAATCACTTTCCATTTATTAAGATTTGTAGTTACAAGTGGTTTGGATGTAGGCCACTTCCCTGTAACACAAACAACAGCTTATAGTATTTAGAAGCGAATTCTGAACAAATACATTTAAGCACGTTGCTCAATATTGCATACAATACTAGGACACAAGTGTGCGCTAGATCTAAAATTTCAAATGGCTAAGCAGACCAGAGCCTTAAGTTGACAATAATGTTAACTTCGACGTAATGGGTGACAGAAAATCCACTTTTTAGATGCCGCTAATCTTGCTATCATATGTGATATACCTCCTTTTGTTACATTGCAATCAGTCGATGTATCTCTTTGTAAAGTAAAAGTAAATAATGAATCCTTGGATATTAGCAATACGCCCTCGTACTTTACCTGCGGCGATAGGACCTCTTTTGGTCGGCAATGTTCTAGCGTTACAGCTAGAGCAGTTTAGTTGGTTTATCGCGATAACATCGATGCTTTGCGCTGTACTATTGCAGGTCGCAGTTAACTTAGCCAATGACTATTTTGATTATAAAAGCGGTGTAGATACAGATGAACGCTTAGGTCCAGTTAGAGTCACTCAGAGTGGGATGTTATCGCCAAATGCAGTACGTAATGCCATGGCTTTATGTCTAATACTTGCATTGATTGTGGGCTCGTTCTTAATCGCTCATGGTGGCTGGCCAATAGCATTTCTTGCAGTAGCGGCAATATTAGGTGCTTTAGGTTATAGCGGCGGTCCCTATCCTCTCGCCTCCCATGGTTTAGGCGAAGTCGCTGCATTCGTATTTTTCGGACTGGTTGCTGTCGTTGGCAGCTACTTTCTACAAGCTGCTGAAACTAGCAGCAGTGCTTGGTTGCTCGGTTCTGCCATTGGCTTCTTAAATGCAGCCATCATGCTGGTCAATAACACCCGAGATATGGAGACTGACATTAAGGCAGGTAAAAAGACTTTGGCAGTACGCCTTGGTTTAGCGCAAGCGCGTATTTTTTATCAAAGCTTTCTCTATCTGCCTTTTGCGATCATAATCGCTGGCTTTTTAATGGGTGTACTGCCTGGTATGCCAGTACTACTCACCGGGTTAGCTTTCATCTTAGCCCGCACTTTGTGTAGAGACTTTAACGAGGTGACAGGCGCAGCGCTTAATCCTTTACTTGGACGTACAGCAAAGCTTACGATGATCTTCAGTGCCCTATTTAGCATCGGACTGATCATTAATTTGCTTAGTTAGCACTTGGTTTTATTACGCACAAAAAAGCCAGCTAAGTGAAGACTTAAGCTGGCTTTTTTTATTTCACTTACGATACCTGAGTTACTCGTATCCGTATTTGGTCACTTCAGACCAGTTTTTATCGACATCTTCTTTAATAAACTTCTTCTTCGCTTCAGTTAGCTTTTCAAGCTCAATTCCAACGGCTGCGTGGGCAGAGGCTTTACTACTGATATCTGGATAGTTAACACTCTTCACATCAAACTTTTTCAAAATTTCATCGAGAGATGTACGGGCATATTTTACTTGCCTTAAAGCCATATCCAATAGCGCATTACCTTCTTCAGGATTATGAGCATACAAACCATGTGAGGCCATCGCAAAGTCCCAGCGCCATTGAGAGTGACGAATAGCCATAATGGCATCATTCATTACAGGCCATGTCGCTCCAGCATCCCAAGCAGCGGCTGCTTCATAGTGTGCCTTAACTAATAACCCTTCAACCTTACGTGCTTTAGCGTCGATCGTTGCTTTGTTTTTATCGAGTGCACTAATGATTTTCTTCTCACTCTTGTGACAGCTTTGGCATACCTCATCAAAGTGGTTCAGTGCTTTACTTACCTTATGGCTAGTAAAGCTATTGCCCTGCTCATCGGTAGTTTCTGGCATATGACAAGTAATACAGGTAACACCGGCCTCAGCATGTTTACTTCGACTCCAATGCTCAAACTCTGGATGACGTGCCTTTAAGATAGGTGTTTGAGATATAGGATGGATCCATTCATAGAAACGACGGGTATCATAGTACTTTTCAATATCATCGACATTATTGCCAAAGATCCATGGGATATTAACTTTATTGCTACGCTCTGGTTGAAAGTAATAAGTGACATGACATTGGCCACAAACCTGTGCACCCTTCATGTTGTTATTCTGCTTATCAAAAGGAAGATGTACTTTAGCCATCGCATCCTGAGCATGTGGTCGCGGCAATGCTAGCTCAGCCTTACCATCTACATGGCAATCCGTGCAGTAAACGACACTATTGACCTCTTTACCCACTTCCGTGAAGTTCTTCGCTGAAAAGCCTTCAATCCCCAACTCATTCATTAACCGCGGAGCATCAGGTGTTTTACACGTCCAGCAGCTGGCTGACAAACCTTTATCTCCAGCTTTAGGTGGCACGCCTGTGCGTAGAGTATGAGTGACATCAGCTACCGCAAAATGATGGCCTCTAGGACTGTTGTACTCTTTTGCAAAAGAAGATCCAGCCCACAAAATAATGGCAGCAGGATAACTTGCCAACATATCTTCACGCTCGGTCTGCTCCGAAGTTTCCAGCCAGCTCTTATATTGAACGGGGAATTTCTGTTTTAAGCTCACATCACGGGCCGCTTGCTCTTTGGCTGCAGCACTTGGCTCTGACGCTTGGGTCAAACAGGCCGTGCAAAGAAGTGACACTAACCCTACTGTTTTAACGACATTTACTAGCATTTTTACGCTCATCTAATTCTCGACTTTCCTGACTAATATTTTCTATTTTTCATCTAAACAACATAGTTGAATTCGGATTAACAGCACTATCCTGGTCGGCCATCGATGCGCGGCTTGGACAATATTGAAGCATAATTAAAAACAAACATCGCAAAAGCTAACGACCAAAATGCTCCGGCTAACCACAGCCATAATTGATAATAATCGGGTGCGATAATCGGCATTAAGGACCTGAGCACTGCTGCGATAGGTATACATAAAAA
Encoded proteins:
- the metA gene encoding homoserine O-acetyltransferase MetA encodes the protein MPVKIPDNLPAAEILESENIFVMSETRAANQDIRPMRVLILNLMPNKIETETQLLRLLGNTPLQVDVDLLRIHDKESKHTSIDHMNNFYRDFEQVRNKNYDGLIITGAPLGQIEFEDVSYWDHIREIIDWSQQHVTSVLFLCWAAHAALYHLYGLNRSLLTSKRSGVFAHQRTREHFPLLRGFDDEFYAPHSRFAEMDIEQLRSHPELQVLTESDEAGAYMVLSRSNRNLFVMGHPEYQKSTLKDEYERDLSQGLSPEIPQNYFGNDDPTQQPIARWHSHGSLLVSNWLNYYVYQLTPYNLDDMSGRTPWESAVL
- the ompW gene encoding outer membrane protein OmpW codes for the protein MMNKNIVSGLIATALLTTGFTSSALAHQAGDIIVRAGVAAVTPNESSPVVADIAEFSVSNNTQLGLNFGYMLTDNIGIELLAATPFSHDISLGSLGKIAETKHLPPTLVAQYYFGNANSKLRPYAGIGVNFTNFFDNEFTQDAKDLGLSELSLSNSWGVAAQVGIDYQMNDNWLINASVWYAQISTDVTFNLGDAPQNVETDIDPWVYMVSVGYTF
- a CDS encoding SDR family NAD(P)-dependent oxidoreductase; amino-acid sequence: MTQATAIIVGASSLLSREIAKQLADDGVELALLAQDPQSLIEFSQSLPTKAEVFPLQIDDPQAVISTLNAVWHSLGGAHLVLVNTGLNSYDPELPWQPEQDIITVNVQGFSAICNTAFRLFRDQGYGQLAAINSIAGLRGGPNVAYHASKAFAENYFEGLSMHAQRLKLPITITDIQLGLLDKAALQQSRIWLSPPAEVARQVIKAMQAGKRKVYVTKRWRLVAWLTKLLPEFVYNTRHWKTKAQKRAEKAAKKD
- a CDS encoding nucleotidyltransferase family protein translates to MCVIWLWDKLHAFNSRPLNDIDLIYFDADNLNPDQDKLYQDQLNTIAPHYPWSVKNQARMHLKNRDRAYHSCLDAMSYWPEKETAVAATLNSATQPQIELYAPFGCDRLFELTVSHNPIKSKQLFEQRMMSKQWLTHYPQLIVI
- a CDS encoding YbaY family lipoprotein — protein: MITALKKWAVLLCLIALTGCVTVKDVPPVMVNGAAGYLEKIALPQGSSITIAIIDFDTPGSIIAQKSFDIVRAPVPFKFLLPAETIDSSINYGVVAMINYKGQVIFQTYDRFPVINNDKFTTEVLMKAVPAPR
- a CDS encoding TonB-dependent receptor: MNNHNGSIFKQSLVASALAAILCINPVYAADKVNGAVVGQVALESGTSLANVTIKLKHNAKGITRTVTSDENGRFNLKGLPRGKYTATFSKAGYDSVTDTAVTVTAGSSLTFNVELLPESDVERIQIVGASIQRIDMANSQDAIHLSAEELDSLPVAQDLTSVALLSPTSSVAAGAGTYGRLASFNGSSVAENGYFMNGMNITDIRKGLGNVAFPWEAIAQTSVITGGVPAQYGQFIGGVTNVTSKTGTNEFEFGASAIYTPGDLASQAPDIWRYDNDLNAQSEHDLYLSTFNGEDSITTQNYNVWASGPIIEDKLFFYALLNPKRKETRYANTSTITKKEKDYNYWFASVDWYLTENHSFLVTAFSNETEQEKRNADYNYNPAGGDQSYRDGDWSDASVYKSGGSMWSASYTGLITDDLTITAQYGVTEQDESNVNPRNDLSAVYDRRYNRRENLGDWVTRTGTTNTQDERTQYRIDAEWIVGDHAISFGYSDENITTDDVYNYSGPNGMYYYLYDADQSDVNRYPELQLGVEWAWSKEFRKSGSTEQNYRAVYIEDIWSVTDEVTVSLGVRNSNFDAYTGEGEKYVDMTDQWAPRISINYDLFGEGHTKLFANYGRYFMPISPNTSVRMTVPEVNQRHYAKLIGFDETTNTPITGEDFRFSDYGDGTIAQPASTFVSAGVDPMYSDEYSIGAQHTINEDWMVGIQFKYNKLLSSLEDTNMSYAIKQWAAANPVEADKLREQGLDVDSNNLALVLNPGQDAKLAYDMDGDGSVGSSEYVNLGDLGLPKAERTYKAIELTLEGNPNEDSRINFSYVYSESKGSTEGLVSGTDVQADPGWASAFDYPELEDNAYGYTSNDMPHKFKLYGSYDVTDSLSLGFNAYAQAGRPINKLGYHPIDAGSCAPELDVTDCDERNGEEFYFQGEDSPRGSHGHSDWVYNLDLSAAYYVDMDDYGQLKFKASVYNVFDFDTPTSYNDVAELAPDDEGVSELNLNYRSPTAFQTPRYVQLSVRYDF
- the tesB gene encoding acyl-CoA thioesterase II; amino-acid sequence: MSQVLDDLLALLSLEQIEEGLFRGQSQDLGFGHVFGGQVMGQALSAAKQTVSPDRKVHSLHSYFLRAGDEKLPIVYDVEIMRDGGSFSARRVKAIQKGRPIFYMTCSFQVFEEGYDHQAKMPEVEGPEGLLNQQELAMTLQDKVPAKMLEKFMADTPIEMRLVDPCNPMAPKATEPVRHVWIRANGKVPENFCVHDYLLAYASDFNFLVTAAQPHGVSFLTPGMRMATIDHAMWFHRPFDLSQWLLYSIESPNASGGRGFVTGKFFNQQGQLVASATQEGLIRMTDKNR
- a CDS encoding YbaY family lipoprotein, yielding MKNCFKFLLSFIVAASFLSGCATSNAMVEIQGEVWYKARIALPPEAVISIKVQDVSLMDAPAVVIAEFERSDVSTPTPFQFLINRDQFEAGHTYTVGARITLNDKLMFINEQAYRIDLDSSEPISVLLQKVAR